GTGGGGCAGTGGTTACGCGCGGCCGCGCAGGATCCCGCGCATCGGCGGGCCTGCCTGACCTACGCCGCGGCGATCACCTTCGCGCAGGCGCTGTGGATCGTCAGCATCTTCGTCGACACCTCGGTGCCGGTGACGTTCGTGATCGTCGCCGTGCTGATCGGCATCGAGACGCTGGGCCCGCTGTTGGCCGAGACCCGTCGCGGCGGCACCCCGTGGCACGCCCATCACATCGCGGAACGCTATGGGCTGCTGACGATCATCGCGCTCGGTGAAGGTGTGGTCGGCACCGTCGCGACGCTGACCGCGGTGATCGGCGAGCAGGGCTGGACATTCGACGCGGTGTTCGTGGTGGTGGCAGGCGTCGGGTTGACGTTCGGCATGTGGTGGACGTATTTCACGCTGCCGCAGGCGGAGTTGTTGCACGCGCAGCGCGAACGGTCGTTCTGGTTCGGTTACGTCCCGATCGTCACGCTCGCCGCGATCGTGGCGACCGGGGCGGGACTGCACGCGGCGGCCTACTACATCGAGCACCACTCGGCGCTGTCGTCGGTCGAGACGGTGTTGACGGTCGCGGTGCCCGTCGGGATCTACACGGCTTCTGTGTATCTGCTGTACGCGGTGATGCTGCGCACCGCGGAGGTGCTGCACCTGCTGTTGATCGTGCTCACCGTCGCGGTGCTCGCGGTGGCGGTTTGGCTGGCAGCATCGGGGATTTCGATGGCCAACTGCCTGCTGGTGGTGACGCTGGCGCCGGTGGTGTCGGTCTCGCCCACGAACTCATCGGGCACCGCCACACCGAGAGTGCGTTGGCCAAGACCCTCCATGGTGAGGACACGAGCGTCGTTTAGCGACCACAGGCACGGGTAACTCAGCTACGGCGGCGACCACTCGCCGCCTTCTGTTCGACGAGGAGTTCGACGATGCCGAAGACCACCAAGAGCGGCAGCGCCCGCAAGAGCGAACTGCCCAGCACACTGCAGAAGTCAGACGCGAAGGCCCAGCGCACATTCGCCAAGGCGCATGACGCCGCCGCCGAGGAGTACGGCGAGGGTGAACGCGCCCACCGGGTCGCCTACAGCGCGCTCAAGCACAGCTATGAGAAGGTCGGCGACCACTGGGAGTCGAAGTCGCAGAAGGGTCCGTCGGATTCGCGGGCGCGCAGCGGCGGCCCGAACGCCAAGGGCGACACCGCCGAGGGCGTCGACGCCAATGCCTCAAAGAAGCACCTCATGGAAGTCGCTCGGCGCCTGGATATCTCGGGACGGTCCACGATGAACAAGAGCGAACTCGTTTCGGCCATCAAGAAGGCCAACCGCCGCGTCTCCGCGCGTAACCGCTAGCTGCCCGGGAGGGCGTTGACGCCCTCGAGCAGCATCCTGTCCTGCCGGTCCCGTTCGGCGGCCATCAGCTTGCGGGTCTTGCGGCGGGTGATGAGGATGCCCAGCACCGCGAACGCCCAGATCGCGTACTGCACTGTCCAGGCGACCCGGAACGAGTCGAACGAGATCTCACCCGCGGCGTCGAGGATCACACCCATCGCCTGCATGACGAGCAGCGAGGCGATGAAACCGCCCATGTTGACCAGCCCGGAGGCGGTGCCCAGGGTGGCGCTCGGATTGAAGGTACGCGCGAAGTCGAAGCCGACCATGGATCCGGGACCGCCGACCGAGATCACCACGATCAGGACCACCAGCAGCCACAGCGGCGCGCGGCCCGGCAGCGCCAGCACGACGGTCCACACCAGCGCGTTGCTCCCGATGATGGCGAGCACCAACCGCGACCGGCGGTGTGGTCGTCTGCCGGTGAAGATGCCGATGAGTACACCGGCGGAGATCGCGGCCACCACCGACACGGTCAGCAGCGTGCCGGCCAGCCCCGCCGACAGCCCTTGGGCCCGGGTCAGGTACGGCACGCCCCACATCAACGCGAAGGCGGTGACGGAGAACTGCGTGCCCATGTGGGTGAAGAACCCGAGCCGGGTGCCGGGCCGCAGCCACACGGTCTTGACGCTTCTCAGCGTCTCGCCCACCGAGATCGTCTCGGCCTCGACCGCGTTGCCGTTCGGAGTGTTCTTGACCAGCACCAGCGTCAGCAGCATCGACAGCACGCCGAGCGCGGCGACCGACACGTAGGCCGTGCTCCAGCCCAGCGCACCGAGCAGCGCGAAGAACGGGATCGCCGAGAGCACCTGACCGAGCTGCCCGCAGATGCCCGTCAGCTGGGTCACCAACGGGACCTGGCGGGGTTGGAACCAGTGCGGCACCAGCCGCAGCACCGAGATGAACGTGAAGGCGTCGCCGAGTCCGAGCACCGCTCGGGCACCGATCGCGGTCGGCAGCGACTCGGTGAACGCGAGCGCGAACTGACCGGACGCCATCAACGCACCGCCGGCCAGGATCAAGGTCTTGGAGCCGAACCGGTCCAGCAGCAGCCCCGCGGGAACTTGCGCTGCCGCGTAGACGATGACCTGGAGCACGACGAACGTCGACAGCACGCTCGGACTGGCGTGGAACCGTTCGGCCGCCTCCAGGCCGGAGACACCCAGCGTGGTGCGGTCCAACACCGCGACGATGTAGGCGAACAGTCCGGTGGCCCAGACAATCCAGGGACGCACACCGGACCTTTCTCGCGTGGTGTTCCTCAGACGGTTGACCCTTCCATGGTTCCGCAGACCGACCGGTCGGCGCCAATCACTTTCCGGTGACCTCGCTCACCGGATGCGACGGGTGGGCTAAGGAGTTGGCTGGACAGGCGCGGCTTGGCGCAGGTGCGCTAGCGGGTTCGGTTATCGCCGCAGCTGGTGACGTTTGCGATGAATAGCTAGCAAAGTGATCATTTGGTCATCACACTTCGCTCGCAAACTCCGTAGCGAAGCTACAGTGGTCGCATGAATCGTCGTGACGCCGCGGCGACCCGCACCCCGAGAGAAGCCGGGGTGCTCGACGTTGGCTGAGTACCGTCTCGACGAGCTGGCCCGGATCTCCGGGGTCAGCACCCGCAACATCCGTGCCTACCGGGAGCGCGGGCTGCTCGATCCGCCGCGCCGGGTCGGCCGGTCGGCCTACTACGACGACTACCACCTCTCGCAGTTGCGCACGATCAACCAATTGCACCGCCGTGGGTTCAACACGGCGCACATCGCCGAGTTCTTCACGAGCCTGCGCCAGGGCGCCGACCTCGCCGACATCCTCGGCATCCAGCGCGCCGTGCTCGGCGTCCGCTCCGAGGAGGCCGAACCGGCCGACACCGGCTCATCCGGTTCGCTCGACATCGACCCCGACAGCGACGAGGCGCGGCGGTTGCTCGACCACGGACTGGCAAGCATGGTCGACGGCGCACTCGTGCTGAGCGACCCCGCGGTGCGGGCGGTGGTGGCGCGTTCGCCGGATCACTTCGTGTATGTGAAGGCACTGCTGCAGATCTTCGAGGCGACGCGGGCCGCGATCGAGGGGCTGGCGGGCGGGTTCGTGCGGTCGCTCGACGAATGCGTGGCGGCCCGGTTCGGCGAGAACTACGCGCCCAAGCCCGAGGAGATGGACGAGCTCAGCCAGATCGTGCGGGACTACCGCGACCTGTGGACCGGCGTCGTGTCCAACCAACTGGACCGGGCGCTGCACCAGCAGATGGCCACGGCCGGCTCCGAGTACACCGCGGGCATCCTGCTGGGCGGGCGACGCGAACCCGAATCGCAGTAGCTCAACTCCGGATCTGGCGCCACCGCTGCTGCCACTCGGGGTAGGCCGTGCAGTCGTCGCCGCTGCCGTCGACGCACTCCTGCTGCGGTGTCGTCCAGTAGTGGATCCGCGCGGCGAAGTCCTCGTCGGTGGCGTGGTAGAGGTCGCAGAAATCCGGGTCGGTGGTGTGTGCGCATGCTTCTTGATTCGCCGGTGCCTCGCCGAAGAACTCGGCCACCTCGGCGTTGACCTCCGGGGAGGCGATCCAGTCCATCCACTTGTACATACAGTTCGGGTGCGCGGCCCGCGACGAGATCATCCAGGTGTCCGACCATCCCGTCGCGCCTTCCTTCGGCAGCACGGTGTTGACCTGAACCCGGTTGCCCGCGCCGATCGTGTTCGCGATCACCTGCCAGGTCGTGCCGATCACCGATGCGCCGGACTCGAAGGCCTGCACCTCTTTCGTGTAGTCCGACCAGTATTCGCCGATGTTCTCGCGCTGCTTTTCGAGCAGGGCGACCGCGGCGTCCAGTTGCTCCGGGGTCAGCGAGTAGGGATCGTCGATGCCCAATTCCGGTTTCGTCTTGGACAGGTACAGCGCGGCGTCGGCGATGTAGATGGGGGAGTCGTAGGCGGTGACCCGGCCCTTGTACCGGCCGGCGTCGTCGAACACCGCGGACCAGGAATCGGGGGCGTCGCGGACGACCTCGATGTTGTACATCAGCAGGTTGGCGCCCCAGCCGTGCGGGATGCCGTACATCTGCCCGTCCACCGAGTTCCACGGCTGGTTCTTGAGGAACGACGAG
The window above is part of the Mycolicibacterium rutilum genome. Proteins encoded here:
- a CDS encoding ChaB family protein; translated protein: MPKTTKSGSARKSELPSTLQKSDAKAQRTFAKAHDAAAEEYGEGERAHRVAYSALKHSYEKVGDHWESKSQKGPSDSRARSGGPNAKGDTAEGVDANASKKHLMEVARRLDISGRSTMNKSELVSAIKKANRRVSARNR
- a CDS encoding MFS transporter, yielding MRPWIVWATGLFAYIVAVLDRTTLGVSGLEAAERFHASPSVLSTFVVLQVIVYAAAQVPAGLLLDRFGSKTLILAGGALMASGQFALAFTESLPTAIGARAVLGLGDAFTFISVLRLVPHWFQPRQVPLVTQLTGICGQLGQVLSAIPFFALLGALGWSTAYVSVAALGVLSMLLTLVLVKNTPNGNAVEAETISVGETLRSVKTVWLRPGTRLGFFTHMGTQFSVTAFALMWGVPYLTRAQGLSAGLAGTLLTVSVVAAISAGVLIGIFTGRRPHRRSRLVLAIIGSNALVWTVVLALPGRAPLWLLVVLIVVISVGGPGSMVGFDFARTFNPSATLGTASGLVNMGGFIASLLVMQAMGVILDAAGEISFDSFRVAWTVQYAIWAFAVLGILITRRKTRKLMAAERDRQDRMLLEGVNALPGS
- a CDS encoding MerR family transcriptional regulator, with protein sequence MAEYRLDELARISGVSTRNIRAYRERGLLDPPRRVGRSAYYDDYHLSQLRTINQLHRRGFNTAHIAEFFTSLRQGADLADILGIQRAVLGVRSEEAEPADTGSSGSLDIDPDSDEARRLLDHGLASMVDGALVLSDPAVRAVVARSPDHFVYVKALLQIFEATRAAIEGLAGGFVRSLDECVAARFGENYAPKPEEMDELSQIVRDYRDLWTGVVSNQLDRALHQQMATAGSEYTAGILLGGRREPESQ
- a CDS encoding ABC transporter substrate-binding protein is translated as MPSRGARALAVLGCAALLGSTATACSTGAGQSGDGQSPPPIAPLDAVGPGEGRLELVAWAGYVEDGTNDATADWVTPFEQQTGCQVNVTLGDTSDEMVELMRSGRYDGVSASGDATLRLIYAGDVAPVNTALVPNYESISSFLKNQPWNSVDGQMYGIPHGWGANLLMYNIEVVRDAPDSWSAVFDDAGRYKGRVTAYDSPIYIADAALYLSKTKPELGIDDPYSLTPEQLDAAVALLEKQRENIGEYWSDYTKEVQAFESGASVIGTTWQVIANTIGAGNRVQVNTVLPKEGATGWSDTWMISSRAAHPNCMYKWMDWIASPEVNAEVAEFFGEAPANQEACAHTTDPDFCDLYHATDEDFAARIHYWTTPQQECVDGSGDDCTAYPEWQQRWRQIRS